One window from the genome of Saccharomyces mikatae IFO 1815 strain IFO1815 genome assembly, chromosome: 4 encodes:
- the SMKI04G4480 gene encoding uncharacterized protein (similar to Saccharomyces cerevisiae YDR239C; ancestral locus Anc_8.463) has translation MFDSFNNSSKSKRRSFFRFGSESKNNDSEKPVRKPSAPPIIKNSMDAVPTHRAKTSPPEVPPRSPNRDAHVKSRVIQAPLQRGPLKNINPFLNSGDTSKDSLQLSQSEDVPRNDHKGNEHLKKDGVTGESTNPFTTDTTSRMNHSNIIRSRPPPPPVDMKSIKTSMSNNIIKEDLETNKDLELDIITRSSTHNQHRRQRSEAEKLVEDIEVYINEHKRNSSSSVSLSTFEDSDDRISQDVSLVDAIKAPVLRNVSVESSLSYVKPLIVDIENTSSNTNLVQLNHLEQLPSNIDDGNDRFSFTTSASGKSTKSLQQVAKDESGDFKPAHFDFVYKSNENLGSDESFENTRKPLRITNEVNNASSNEEEDSHQERHFGDRKSVVSVNDANDEHPLIKNDVPTQEPELANHPRVFRVVNEDRPSFFLNGANDTGSLVDQHSFNTTTSSGEYDVPLSISNQSELLISKSSKSSVLSAINSNENIKSANRTSELNSLNSISESLVPAVYSFSEQAVPTQVAVDLQNSIPTAPSERSVKGSTLTSVASNKSEKSVPLVSSYVEELRLKYYKTSNFLQAPPNLPVALKQKNNLIQPKNIKVKLRTSSKQIGIKHGKVKQKLLALETRNEDTNEIGAGLKNNINVDHTKEFHKLLGKENEAGSILKEGEAYLGQPEDYLKDIPGDEAYNSDDIMAPLREKKGQSSSTDSVSRSNTVVSYYTRSQNRMRSGTLDNDYVNRQKLPTHISLQDYRDSNTKSDITRQNSTSTTESDAIDLSYSLGRGLRVANPDSDPE, from the coding sequence ATGTTTGATAGTTttaacaacagcagcaaaaGTAAACGAAGGTCTTTTTTTCGGTTTGGTTCTGAAAGTAAGAATAATGATTCAGAAAAACCTGTTAGAAAACCATCGGCACCtccaataataaagaattcAATGGACGCTGTACCAACTCACAGAGCTAAGACTTCCCCCCCTGAGGTACCACCGCGAAGCCCAAACAGAGATGCACACGTCAAAAGTCGTGTTATTCAAGCACCATTACAAAGGGGACCATTAAAGAATATCAatccatttttgaattctggTGATACCTCAAAAGATTCTCTCCAATTGTCACAGTCGGAGGACGTTCCAAGAAATGATCATAAAGGGAATGaacatttaaaaaaagatggcGTTACCGGAGAAAGCACGAATCCTTTCACAACAGATACGACTTCTAGGATGAATCACTCCAACATAATACGTTCTAGACCCCCACCACCACCCGTGGACATGAAGTCAATAAAGACATCAATGAGTAACAATATCATCAAGGAAGACCTAGAGACGAATAAAGATTTGGAACTGGACATCATTACACGATCATCTACCCATAATCAACATAGGCGACAGCGTTcagaagcagaaaaattAGTAGAGGATATCGAAGTCTATATTAACGAACACAAGAGAAATTCATCTAGCTCAGTATCTCTAAGCACATTTGAAGATTCGGATGATCGAATATCTCAGGATGTGTCGCTAGTAGATGCCATAAAAGCTCCTGTTTTAAGAAACGTTAGTGTGGAGAGTTCGCTAAGTTATGTGAAGCCACttattgttgatattgaaaataccTCAAGTAACACAAACTTGGTACAATTAAATCATCTGGAACAGTTGCCTTCCAATATAGATGATGGAAATGATAGATTTTCCTTTACCACATCGGCTAGCGGTAAGTCTACCAAAAGTCTTCAACAGGTTGCTAAAGACGAGTCTGGTGATTTTAAACCTGCGCATTTCGATTTTGTATATAAATCAAACGAGAACCTTGGAAGTGATGAAAGTTTCGAAAACACCAGAAAACCACTGCGGATAACTAATGAAGTTAATAATGCTTCTTCgaacgaagaagaagatagtCATCAAGAAAGACATTTTGGGGACAGAAAAAGTGTTGTTTCAGTGAACGATGCAAATGATGAACATCCATTGATCAAAAACGATGTCCCAACCCAGGAACCTGAGTTAGCAAACCATCCCAGGGTATTTAGGGTGGTTAACGAAGATCGTCccagttttttcttgaatggtGCTAACGATACGGGCAGTTTAGTCGACCAACACTCTTTTAATACCACAACATCTTCTGGAGAGTATGATGTTCCATTGAGCATTTCTAACCAGTCTGAACTCCTCATATCAAAAAGTTCTAAATCAAGCGTTTTATCTGCTATTAattcaaatgaaaatataaaatcaGCGAATAGAACCTCTGAGTTGAATAGCTTAAATTCCATCTCAGAAAGTCTGGTCCCAGCAGTTTATTCCTTTAGCGAACAAGCTGTCCCCACCCAGGTAGCGGTCGATTTGCAAAATTCCATACCGACTGCTCCAAGCGAAAGATCTGTGAAAGGTTCAACGCTAACTTCCGTCGCATCGAATAAATCTGAAAAGTCTGTGCCTTTGGTTTCCAGTTATGTGGAGGAATTGAGACTGAAGTATTACAAAACATCTAACTTTTTGCAAGCTCCTCCCAACTTGCCAGTGGCGctaaaacaaaagaataatttgATTCAACCTAAGAATATCAAAGTTAAACTGAGAACAAGTTCCAAACAGATTGGTATTAAGCATGGAAAAGTTAAACAGAAATTACTGGCGCTGGAAACAAGAAACGAGGACACAAATGAGATTGGTGCAGGCTTGAAGAACAACATTAATGTCGATCATACAAAAGAATTTCATAAATTGTTGGGAAAGGAGAACGAAGCTGGTTCTATATTAAAGGAAGGAGAAGCCTATCTGGGACAACCTGAAGACTATCTGAAGGACATACCTGGTGATGAAGCGTACAACAGCGATGACATAATGGCTCCTCTGAGAGAGAAAAAGGGGCAGAGTAGTTCTACCGATTCGGTATCGAGATCTAACACGGTGGTCAGTTATTACACAAGATCTCAGAATAGAATGAGAAGTGGCACGCTGGATAACGATTACGTGAACAGGCAGAAACTCCCTACCCATATCTCTCTACAGGACTATCGTGACTCTAATACGAAAAGTGATATAACGCGTCAGAACTCCACTTCCACAACGGAATCTGACGCAATTGATCTCAGCTATTCTCTGGGCCGCGGCTTACGTGTGGCAAACCCAGATTCTGACCCAGAGTGA
- the SNU56 gene encoding Snu56p (similar to Saccharomyces cerevisiae SNU56 (YDR240C); ancestral locus Anc_8.464): protein MYPRRRGVAYHHSVPKGQLSQGHYPTTPSDGQRRKVNNPEAFQSFDIWKNLDKIRSSRKGTVQYMKGSLLILPVRTEAKQQFEECMNELHKYISKDILQCYPQKRQKDANVLYYVVLKQFSILDSCFVLAVLFAFQKRLWMASSEKSYFRVPRNINLTGSFYLPKNIETGKHHLMTSYRRELPASNIVGVGFNVLPSFQQFHIKACHVSRFMNELSNFFSQVAFGKCECCVINRFQREYMRTYSQTSLALFELPLIGDGLFDMKAYTNKTRPIIEKSKVQMVKHIEELKIYNETHSTQRNQPLQEQKPLPDSFSPSNTVHTGTTSHQSQLQRSIINKSPSTQNISNRYSGSNTTENGRNVERHKPGFMTQDEIKQHCIATIKASIHAVKNKSSYQILKTYVRCPRQNYIDVVYQNLNDLRSKTNCNIVVLNLNNLHESQQWLESLNLANYSIFSQQPHPSTVRVISIGGVGEYIVKALELILNILEQ, encoded by the coding sequence ATGTACCCAAGAAGGAGAGGAGTAGCGTATCATCATAGTGTACCAAAGGGTCAACTTTCACAGGGACATTATCCTACAACTCCTAGTGATGGACAGAGAAGGAAGGTCAATAATCCTGAAGCATTCCAATCCTTTGATATatggaaaaatttggatAAGATAAGATCATCTAGGAAAGGTACAGTACAGTATATGAAAGGAAGTCTGCTTATACTTCCCGTGAGAACAGAAGCTAAACAACAATTTGAAGAGTGCATGAACGAGTTGCACAAGTATATATCTAAGGACATATTACAATGTTATCCACAGAAAAGGCAGAAAGACGCAAACGTGCTTTATTACGTAGTCTTAAAGCAATTCAGTATATTGGATTCTTGCTTCGTATTAGCGGTTTTGTTTGCTTTTCAGAAGCGTTTATGGATGGCATCATCGGAAAAATCCTACTTCAGAGTTCCCAGGAATATTAACTTGACAGGTTCATTTTATTTGCCCAAAAATATAGAAACAGGTAAACATCATCTAATGACTAGCTATAGAAGAGAGCTGCCCGCCTCCAATATTGTAGGGGTTGGTTTCAATGTTCTCCCAAGTTTTCAACAATTCCATATAAAGGCTTGTCATGTGAGTAGGTTTATGAACGAACTTTCCAACTTTTTCTCACAAGTAGCATTCGGTAAGTGTGAATGCTGTGTGATAAATCGCTTTCAGCGTGAATATATGCGGACTTATTCACAGACGTCGCTTGCCCTCTTTGAACTTCCATTAATTGGCGATGGCTTATTTGATATGAAAGCATATACCAACAAAACCAGGCCAATTatagaaaaatcaaaagtcCAAATGGTCAAGCACATTGaggaattgaaaatatataatgAAACACATAGTACTCAGAGAAATCAACCTTTACAGGAACAAAAGCCTTTACCGGACTCGTTCTCTCCCTCTAACACTGTTCATACAGGGACGACTTCGCATCAATCACAATTGCAAAGGTCCATAATTAACAAATCGCCAAGCACTCAAAACATCTCTAACCGTTATTCGGGATCCAACACTACagaaaatggaagaaatgTTGAACGCCATAAACCAGGCTTTATGACACAGGATGAGATTAAGCAACACTGTATCGCTACTATAAAAGCTTCTATACATGCAGTGAAGAATAAATCCTCGTATCAAATTCTTAAAACATATGTCAGATGTCCAAGACAGAATTATATTGATGTTGTTTATCAAAATTTAAACGACTTACGATCAAAGACAAATTGCAACATTGTTGTATTGAATCTGAATAATCTTCACGAGTCACAGCAGTGGCTTGAATCTTTAAATTTAGCTAATTACtccattttttctcaaCAACCCCATCCAAGTACTGTCCGCGTTATTAGTATTGGCGGAGTCGGTGAGTACATAGTTAAAGCATTAGAGCTAATATTGAATATATTGGAGCAATGA
- the AMD2 gene encoding putative amidase (similar to Saccharomyces cerevisiae AMD2 (YDR242W); ancestral locus Anc_8.467) codes for MTVQSAWKKRVQLKKDQLNSKIKDEWRLSSSTISRLKDDKKNLVKNIDDLCPSSENQITHSTIVVLREKLDAGELTCHEIAFAFCHRAALIHQTVNCLSEIMFSEALKLADYLDNNKPAVVPPLYGIPISLKDQCNVEGVDTSLGYLSRTFKAKTKSEESLIVSLLRDLGAIIFVKTTVPSSMMATDTQSNTFGYTYNSINLGFSSGGSSGGEGSLIGAHGSLLGLGTDIGGSIRIPSSYHGLFGLKPTFGRVPYLRVDNSFEGRETIPSVIGPLARDLSDLRYFMSCIINICQPWVKDVKCIPYHFDSSTDKLHHDYVVAIWYGDGVIDPPPSDIRALKICEDVVAKTEGMKTVQWKPPSELSRELFDIANEADVADSGNEIKSEFKVSGEPLLDILKPMVLEDGRPPYTVNEWWNLTKRVYSAQQSMREYYLSFPESERPDVIISPTTLTPFRPGDMLKTTLRYILLFNVLNFPSLSIPVGKVNCQIDRPMSVSSALNPEDKMVKTYWNDLLESGDIEGFPIGLQIVSPTFDDSEVCKFASWLLGNI; via the coding sequence ATGACCGTGCAGTCagcttggaaaaaaagagttcAACTGAAAAAGGACCAACTGAACagtaaaataaaagacgAATGGAGATTAAGTAGTTCAACTATATCGAGGTTAAAAGAcgataaaaaaaacctaGTTAAGAACATCGATGATTTGTGTCCTTCCTCAGAGAATCAAATCACTCATTCCACTATAGTAGTCTTGAGGGAGAAACTAGACGCGGGAGAATTAACTTGCCATGAAATAGCATTTGCATTCTGTCATAGAGCTGCCCTAATTCATCAAACAGTAAATTGTTTATCAGAAATCATGTTCTCGGAGGCATTAAAATTAGCCGATTATTTGGACAACAATAAACCAGCCGTAGTACCACCCTTGTATGGTATACCAATATCCTTGAAGGATCAATGTAATGTCGAGGGAGTAGACACATCGCTGGGATATTTATCTCGCACTTTTAAAGCAAAGACCAAGAGTGAAGAGTCATTGATTGTTAGTTTGTTAAGAGATTTAGGAGCTATAATATTTGTGAAAACTACCGTACCTTCATCTATGATGGCTACAGATACACAATCTAATACGTTTGGATATACGTATAACAGTATTAACTTGGGTTTCTCTAGTGGTGGTTCCTCTGGTGGAGAAGGATCGTTAATTGGTGCTCATGGTTCTTTGCTGGGCTTAGGTACTGACATAGGCGGAAGTATTAGAATTCCAAGCAGTTATCATGGATTGTTTGGTTTGAAGCCAACATTTGGACGTGTTCCCTACTTGAGAGTGGATAACTCATTCGAAGGAAGAGAAACAATTCCAAGTGTAATTGGACCGCTAGCAAGAGACCTTTCGGATTTGAGATATTTTATGAGTTGtatcatcaatatttgTCAACCATGGGTGAAGGATGTCAAATGTATTCCGTACCATTTCGATTCATCTACAGATAAATTACACCACGATTATGTTGTTGCAATATGGTATGGAGATGGTGTCATTGATCCCCCACCTAGTGATATCAGGGCTTTGAAGATTTGTGAAGATGTAGTTGCCAAAACTGAAGGAATGAAGACCGTTCAATGGAAACCTCCTAGTGAATTGAGCAGGGAATTGTTTGACATTGCAAATGAAGCTGATGTTGCTGACTCAGGTAACGAGATAAAGAGTGAATTTAAAGTGTCTGGAGAACCACTTCTGGATATTCTGAAACCAATGGTTTTGGAAGATGGAAGGCCCCCATATACTGTTAATGAATGGTGGAATTTGACTAAAAGAGTTTATAGTGCGCAACAATCGATGAGAGAGTATTATCTTTCATTCCCCGAGTCAGAAAGACCTGATGTTATCATATCCCCTACAACTCTGACGCCGTTTAGACCCGGAGACATGTTAAAGACCACCTTGAGATACATTTTACTATTCAATGTTTTAAATTTTCCATCTTTATCCATACCTGTTGGTAAAGTCAACTGCCAAATCGATAGACCAATGAGTGTCTCTTCTGCGCTTAACCCGGAAGATAAAATGGTCAAGACATACTGGAATGACTTATTAGAATCTGGTGACATAGAGGGTTTCCCAATAGGGCTACAAATAGTAAGCCCCACTTTTGATGACAGTGAGGTATGTAAATTTGCATCCTGGCTTTTGGGCAACATATAG
- the PRP28 gene encoding mRNA splicing protein PRP28 (similar to Saccharomyces cerevisiae PRP28 (YDR243C); ancestral locus Anc_8.469), whose protein sequence is MARPIDVNQLIAGINKKKALDKDISGKISKPKFLSKHERFKQGQFESNKEELKLTRVKNVKTEVKQEGFQDDSGLHKADDIKKDSRKKSSKFQFSWNEGEDTLRDYDPIVSTKASALLRNGKYSKIAAESSYMGKHWTEKSLNEMNERDWRILKEDFAIVTKGGAVQNPMRNWEELSIIPEDLLCIIKQKLQFFSPTPIQRITIPNVCNAKQHRDFLGVASTGSGKTLAFIIPILIRMSRSPPRPSSLKIMDGPKALILAPTRELVQQIQAETEKVTKIWSRENNYDCRVISIVGGHSFEEISFSLSEGCDILVATPGRLIDSLDNHLLVMKQVETLVLDEADKMIDLGFEDQVTNILTKVDVNVDSATNRQTLMFTATMTPVIEKIAAGYMRKPVYATIGLDTGSEPLIRQVVEYADNEEEKFKKLKSVVIKYESPIIIFINYKQTADWLAERFQTETNMKVTILHGSKSQEQREHSLQLFRTGKVQIMIATNVAARGLDIPNVSLVVNFQISKKIDDYVHRIGRTGRAQREGTAFSFVSGTEDGTLIHELYKYVKKHDPLNSNSFSDVVKNKYNVGKEPKNEVIY, encoded by the coding sequence ATGGCAAGACCTATCGATGTTAATCAACTGATTGCCGGtataaacaagaaaaaggcgCTAGATAAAGATATTTCGGGTAAAATTAGCAAACCTAAGTTCCTGAGCAAACATGAAAGATTTAAACAGGGACAGTTTGAAAGTAATAAGGAGGAATTGAAACTCACGAGGGTTAAAAACGTTAAAACAGAGGTCAAACAGGAAGGTTTTCAGGATGATAGTGGGCTACATAAAGCTGATGATATAAAAAAGGAttcaaggaaaaaaagttctAAGTTTCAATTTTCCTGGAATGAAGGTGAGGATACTCTAAGGGATTATGATCCTATTGTTTCAACTAAGGCTAGTGCTTTGTTACGGAATGGAAAATATTCCAAGATTGCTGCGGAATCTTCCTACATGGGGAAGCATTGGACTGAGAAATCTTTGAATGAAATGAATGAAAGAGATTGGAGGATACTGAAAGAAGACTTCGCTATTGTTACGAAGGGTGGAGCAGTGCAAAATCCAATGAGGAACTGGGAGGAACTTAGTATTATACCGGAGGATTTACTATGTATTATTAAACAGaaacttcaatttttctcaCCAACACctattcaaagaattacTATTCCCAACGTTTGTAATGCAAAGCAACACAGAGATTTCCTTGGAGTTGCATCCACGGGTTCGGGTAAAACCTTAGCATTTATAATTCCGATTTTGATTAGGATGAGTAGATCACCTCCAAGGCCATCTTCTTTAAAGATCATGGACGGACCTAAAGCATTAATTCTAGCACCAACAAGAGAACTAGTGCAACAAATCCAAgcagaaacagaaaaagtCACAAAAATATGGTCTAGGGAGAACAACTATGACTGTCGAGTAATTTCTATTGTTGGTGGACACTCGTTCGAAGAAATCTCGTTTTCTCTATCTGAGGGTTGTGACATCCTGGTAGCTACGCCGGGACGTTTGATCGACTCTTTGGATAACCACTTGCTAGTGATGAAGCAGGTAGAAACATTGGTGTTAGATGAGGCTGACAAAATGATTGATTTAGGTTTCGAAGACCAGGTAACTAACATTTTAACAAAAGTTGATGTCAATGTTGATTCTGCAACAAATAGACAAACCTTGATGTTTACTGCCACGATGACTCCTGtgatagaaaaaattgcaGCAGGATATATGAGAAAGCCTGTTTATGCAACCATTGGACTAGATACTGGTTCTGAACCTTTGATACGACAGGTAGTTGAATATGCAgacaatgaagaagagaaatttaAGAAATTGAAGTCGGTTGTTATTAAATATGAATCACCCATAATAATATTCATTAATTACAAACAGACTGCCGATTGGTTAGCCGAAAGATTTCAAACGGAAACTAACATGAAGGTGACCATTCTACATGGTTCCAAGTCGCAAGAGCAAAGAGAGCATTCGTTGCAGTTATTTCGTACTGGCAAAGTCCAGATTATGATTGCAACGAATGTTGCCGCAAGAGGTTTGGATATTCCTAATGTTTCATTAGTGGTTAATTTTCAGATttcgaagaaaatagaTGACTATGTCCATAGAATTGGTAGAACTGGTCGTGCCCAAAGGGAGGGTACTGCATTCTCATTCGTCAGTGGTACTGAAGATGGAACATTAATACATGAACTTTATAAGTACGTAAAGAAGCATGATCCCTTAAATAGCAATTCCTTTTCCGATGTTGTaaagaataaatacaaTGTCGGCAAAGAGCCCAAAAATGAGGTTATATATTAA
- the PEX5 gene encoding Pex5p (similar to Saccharomyces cerevisiae PEX5 (YDR244W); ancestral locus Anc_8.470) gives MDVGSCSVGNNPLAQLHKHTQQNRSLQFSQQNHGPLNESSLQSTNKVSSVSEAFKSNNNTISQERIANMHRFMNGEPLADDKRRMGIGKSPAVPPHISNMRSLHALPSPTQTSGTSNVSHWSREFQDNNSIQNATTNVGNSEKVWQLPSQATSNRFQYPNTMMNNYPYSSMNNLSGSRLQSPGFMSQQHSGRSKEDIKQQGDQPWTDQFEKLEKEVSENLNINDAIKEDENMTEVEQNKPENVEKDEVIFGDQYQSDFQEVWDSIHKDAEDILPSELANDDLNLGEDYLKYLGGRVNGNIEYAFQSNNEYLNNPNAYKIGCLLMENGAKLSEAALAFEAAVKEKSDHVDAWLRLGLVQTQNEKELNGISALEECLKLDPKNLEAMKTLAISYINEGYDMSAFTMLDKWAETKYPEVWSSIKQQHDAAQREKGFAHIDMNARITKQYLQLANSLNTVDPEVQLCLGLLFYTKDDFDKTIDCFESALKVNPNDELMWNRLGASLANSNRSEEAIQAYHRALQLKPSFVRARYNLAVSSMNIGCFKEAAGYLLSVLSMHEVNTNRKGDVGSLLNTYNDAVIDTLKRVFIAMNRDDLLQEVKPGMDLQKFRGEFSF, from the coding sequence ATGGACGTCGGAAGTTGTTCAGTGGGAAATAACCCACTTGCACAATTGCATAAACATACTCAACAAAACAGATCACTTCAGTTTAGTCAGCAGAATCATGGGCCCCTTAACGAATCGAGTTTACAGAGCACGAACAAAGTAAGTAGTGTAAGCGAGGCTTTCAAATCTAATAACAATACTATTTCACAAGAAAGGATAGCGAATATGCATAGATTTATGAACGGAGAACCTCTAGCCGatgataaaagaagaatggGAATCGGAAAATCTCCAGCTGTACCTCCGCATATTTCTAACATGCGTTCTCTGCATGCCTTGCCAAGTCCAACTCAAACTAGCGGAACGAGCAATGTATCACATTGGTCGCGAGAGTTTCAAGATAACAATAGTATTCAAAATGCGACCACGAACGTGGGAAATTCTGAAAAAGTATGGCAGCTTCCCTCACAAGCAACATCCAACCGATTCCAATATCCCAATACTATGATGAATAACTATCCTTACTCTTCAATGAACAACCTCAGCGGGTCAAGGCTTCAGTCACCTGGGTTTATGAGTCAGCAACACTCTGGACGTTCTAAAGAAGACATCAAACAGCAAGGAGACCAGCCTTGGACGGaccaatttgaaaagttggaaaaagaagtcTCAGAGAATCTAAATATAAATGATGCAATAAAGGAGGATGAAAATATGACTGAAGTAGAACAGAATAAACCAGAAAATGTTGAGAAGGACGAAGTGATATTTGGAGATCAATACCAATCTGATTTTCAAGAAGTATGGGATAGTATACACAAGGATGCTGAGGACATTTTGCCTTCTGAATTGGCTAATGATGACCTCAATCTGGGGGAAGACTACCTGAAATATCTCGGTGGTAGAGTAAATGGGAATATTGAGTATGCTTTTCAATCTAACAATGAATATTTAAATAACCCCAATGCTTATAAAATCGGTTGCTTACTAATGGAAAACGGAGCCAAATTGAGCGAGGCAGCGCTAGCATTTGAAGCTGCAGTTAAAGAGAAATCAGACCATGTGGATGCCTGGCTAAGATTGGGCCTAGTGCAAActcaaaatgaaaaagaattgaatGGTATAAGCGCATTAGAAGAATGCTTAAAATTAGATCCTAAAAATCTGGAAGCAATGAAAACACTAGCAATAAGTTACATAAATGAAGGTTACGATATGAGCGCCTTCACAATGCTAGATAAATGGGCCGAAACCAAGTACCCAGAAGTTTGGTCAAGTATCAAACAACAGCATGATGCGGcccaaagagaaaaagggTTCGCTCATATCGACATGAATGCGCGTATAACAAAGCAATATTTGCAACTAGCGAACAGTTTGAACACAGTAGACCCCGAAGTACAACTGTGCTTGGGTCTCCTATTTTACACTAAGGATGATTTTGACAAAACGATAGATTGCTTTGAAAGTGCGCTGAAGGTGAATCCTAATGATGAACTCATGTGGAACAGATTAGGTGCTTCATTGGCTAATTCCAATAGATCAGAGGAAGCAATTCAAGCATATCATAGGGCATTACAACTGAAACCATCTTTTGTTAGGGCCCGCTATAATTTGGCGGTGTCCTCAATGAATATAGGTTGTTTTAAAGAAGCTGCGGGTTACCTATTAAGTGTCCTAAGTATGCATGAAGTAAACACTAACAGAAAGGGAGACGTTGGATCACTTTTGAACACCTACAATGATGCTGTCATTGATACTTTAAAAAGAGTTTTTATAGCAATGAACAGAGATGATCTCTTACAAGAGGTAAAGCCAGGAATGGaccttcaaaaattcagaggggaattttcattttaa
- the MNN10 gene encoding alpha-1,6-mannosyltransferase (similar to Saccharomyces cerevisiae MNN10 (YDR245W); ancestral locus Anc_8.471), with the protein MSSVPYNSQLPISNHLDYDEEEKKSRGSSSGLKYRIIYWRRSLCNLLARWKKPILLLCLTLFLFMWINDSTISGYPPSTSFQGQISNDNKLSKADNSLNSKKYLPPFSKRSRWSFWSKDPKIVIILAANEGGGVLRWKNEQEWAIEGISIENKKAYAKRHGYGLTIKDLTTCKRYSHEYREGWQKVDILRQTFREFPNAEWFWWLDLDTMIMEPSKSLEEHIFDRLETLADRELKSFNPLNLKADIPYVNYFEEMEFLITQDCGGFNLGSFMIKNSEWSKLLLDMWWDPVLYEQKHMVWEHREQDALEALYENEPWIRSRIGFLPLRTINAFPPGACSEYSGDSRYFYNEKDHDFVVNMAGCNFGRDCWGEMQYYTTLMEKLNRRWYTRFFFP; encoded by the coding sequence ATGTCTAGCGTACCTTATAATTCCCAACTTCCTATATCCAATCATTTAGATtacgatgaagaagaaaagaaaagcagagGCTCGTCATCGGGCTTGAAATACAGAATAATTTACTGGAGGAGAAGTTTATGCAATCTTTTAGCAAGATGGAAGAAACCAATATTGCTATTATGTTTAACTCTGTTTTTATTCATGTGGATAAACGATTCCACCATAAGCGGGTACCCACCTTCTACAAGTTTTCAAGGCCAAATTAGTAACGATAATAAGTTGAGTAAGGCTGATAATAGCCTTAATTCCAAAAAGTACTTACCACCGTTCTCAAAGAGATCAAGGTGGTCGTTTTGGAGCAAAGATCCTAAAATAGTCATTATATTAGCGGCAAACGAAGGTGGTGGTGTATTGAGGTGGAAGAATGAACAAGAATGGGCTATTGAAGGCATATCtatagaaaataagaaggCTTACGCAAAGAGACATGGGTATGGTTTGACTATCAAAGATTTGACCACATGCAAAAGGTACTCCCACGAATACAGGGAAGGCTGGCAAAAGGTAGATATTTTAAGACAAACGTTCAGAGAGTTTCCCAATGCAGAATGGTTTTGGTGGCTAGACTTGGATACTATGATCATGGAACCTTCCAAATCACTAGAAGAACATATTTTTGACAGATTAGAAACTTTAGCTGACAGAGAATTGAAAAGCTTCAACCCTCTGAACCTCAAAGCCGACATACCATACGTCAATTATTTTGAAGAGATGGAATTCTTAATAACACAAGATTGTGGCGGATTCAATCTAGGCTCTtttatgataaaaaatagtGAGTGGTCGAAACTGCTGCTAGATATGTGGTGGGACCCCGTTTTGTATGAGCAAAAGCATATGGTCTGGGAACATAGAGAACAAGATGCATTAGAGGCTTTATATGAAAACGAACCATGGATTCGTTCGAGAATAGGTTTTTTGCCCTTAAGAACTATCAATGCATTCCCACCGGGAGCATGTTCTGAATACAGCGGTGATTCAAGATACTTTTACAATGAGAAAGACCACGATTTTGTTGTGAATATGGCCGGGTGCAATTTTGGTAGAGATTGTTGGGGTGAGATGCAATACTATACCACTTTAATGGAAAAGTTGAATAGGAGATGGTATACCAGGTTTTTCTTCCCATAA